From the genome of Salvelinus namaycush isolate Seneca chromosome 10, SaNama_1.0, whole genome shotgun sequence, one region includes:
- the tmem259 gene encoding membralin isoform X3 — MSENQGNVNNNAPLNNNGGANRIRNPNINQNPLINVRDRLFHALFFKMAVTYARLFPPSFRRIFEFFVLLKALFVLFILAYIHIAFSRSPINCLEHVREKWPRDGILRVEIQRNSSRAPIFLQFYDTDGFQGLVKEPEGDGEGGGGLGLTALHHEEEEDDEEEMTLEMFDNSSVQFELDIEPRLKPSLSGIGLGGGGLNDSQDLSFSQSPTKVWPQEEYIVEYSLEYGFLRLSQTTRQRLNIPVMVVTLDPMKDQCFGDGFSRFLLDEFLGYDDILMSSVKALAENEENKGFLRNVVSGEHYRFVSMWMARTSYLAAFVIMVIFTLSVSMLLRYSHHQIFVFIVDLLQMLEMNMTIAFPAAPLLTVILALVGMEAIMSEFFNDTTTAFYIILIVWLADQYDAICCHTNTSKRHWLR, encoded by the exons ATGTCAGAAAACCAGGGCAACGTGAACAATAACGCCCCGCTAAATAACAATGGCGGGGCGAACAGAATACGAAACCCTAATATCAACCAGAACCCACTCATCAATGTTCGAGACAGACTTTTCCATGCCCTATTCTTCAAGATGGCAGTTACCTATGCCAGATTGTTTCCACCATCTTTCAGACGAATCTTCGAGTTCTTTGTCCTATTGAAG gCCCTGTTTGTGCTCTTCATCCTGGCCTACATCCACATCGCCTTCTCCCGCTCGCCCATCAACTGCCTGGAGCACGTGCGGGAGAAGTGGCCGCGTGATGGCATCCTGCGCGTGGAGATCCAGCGCAACTCGTCGCGTGCGCCCATCTTCCTGCAGTTCTACGACACGGACGGCTTCCAGGGCCTGGTCAAGGAAccagagggggatggagagggaggaggagggctggGCCTGACCGCGCTGCAccacgaggaggaggaggacgacgaggAGGAGATGACCCTGGAGATGTTTGACAACAGCTCTGTGCAG TTTGAGCTAGACATCGAGCCGCGGCTGAAGCCCTCGCTGAGCGGCATCGGCCTTGGGGGAGGGGGCCTCAACGACAGCCAGGACCTCTCCTTCAGCCAGTCGCCCACTAAAG TGTGGCCTCAGGAGGAGTACATAGTTGAGTACTCTCTGGAGTACGGCTTCCTCCGCTTGTCCCAGACCACCCGGCAACGCCTCAACATCCCCGTAATGGTCGTCACGCTCG ACCCAATGAAGGACCAGTGCTTTGGGGACGGCTTCAGCCGCTTCCTCCTGGATGAGTTCCTGGGCTACGATGACATTCTGATGTCCAGCGTCAAGGCCCTGGCTGAGAACGAGGAGAATAAAG gCTTCCTCAGGAACGTGGtgtcaggggaacactaccgatTTGTCAGCATGTGGATGGCCCGCACCTCCTACCTGGCTGCCTTTGTCATCATGGTAATATTC ACCCTGTCAGTGTCTATGCTGCTGCGCTACTCCCACCACCAGATCTTCGTCTTCAtcg TGGATCTGCTGCAGATGTTGGAAATGAACATGACCATCGCCTTCCCGGCAGCCCCTCTGCTCACCGTCATCCTGGCTCTCGTGG GCATGGAGGCCATCATGTCGGAGTTCTTCAACGACACCACCACAGCCTTCTACATCATCCTCATCGTGTGGCTGGCCGACCAGTACGACGCCATCTGCTGCCACACCAACACCAGCAAACGTCATTGGCTGAGGTGA